The Alphaproteobacteria bacterium DNA segment TTGCCTTAACTTTGCCTTATCAGCATGGAAGTCTGACGGACTGATGTCAAGGCCTTGGTCATTTTCTTCAAGTATCAGTTGATATTACAGTGGTTTATAAATAGTTAAGCAAGGACATCTGGGCCAGTGAAGATGTGGCTGAATAGGACGCGCTTAGCTGTGTTTGATAAAAAGTGATTCGTGTTGCCACCTCGGCTGGGTCCGCGCGTTGGATATCATCGGCCTGGTTGGTGAGAGCGTCGATCTGGCTCTTGAGTGATTTGCTGCGTTCCGTCAAGGTCGAGTCGGCTGACGCAATCGTGGCGTGCATATCTCTCATGCCCTCCACGGCGTTGCTCAGCAATGAATAGGCCTCTTGCATGTGTCCCGTATAGGCGGCCTGAGTGGCGTCCTGCGTGGCCGTCTTCATCAATCGCAACCCCATGATAAGTTGCTGGAATGGTGTTTGGCTCGATGTTATGCCATAGGTTAGATCATAACCCTCATCAATATGGGTATGGGCTTTGGTCCATGCATCAGCGCTGTTGCCAGGCGCGGCAACGTCGTAAGAAGGCAAAACGGGGGAGGCGACCGTGTAAGGTGAGGTTTCCACTGGCGGCGTCGGTAGAGCGGATAAGTTTCCAACAGGTCGCGTGCCTAGGCGAGAGCCATCGCCGGCAAAAATATAACGATCACCGACTTTCTGATTGAGATAGAATCCCGTGCTGTCAAAATATTCGTTCAGCTTATTTGCGATATATTGCTGCTGACCTGTTGTCATTGTTGATGAATCCGCTATCAGGCGTTGCGCTTGGGCCGCCACGTCTTCAAGACCCGTTAGCGAAGAGTCATAGACCTTCACACGCGGCTGAACGGCATTAATAGCTGATATATAGCTTGTGCTTTTTATGACAACGCCTCGTAAATTAATAATATTCTTAACTTCTGTTGCGGTGTAGTCGGTCAAGTCCTGCGACCTTTTTCCGGTGGCAAGCTGCTCGTTTAGATTGGCCAAATCCTGCTTGTTTGAGCGCAGCAGCATCAAGCTTTGAAGTTGGATTCCTAGGTTGCTGATGACGCTCATGAGAAATCTCCTTGTATGTTCTAGCCAGACATCAGGGATTCGAGAATATCGAACATCTGTTTGACGGCAGTGATGACACGAGCCGAGGCGGTATAAGCGGTCTGTAATGTCGTCATATTCAAGACTTCCTCATCGATATTGACTCCCACGCTATCTTTGTAACGTTTCTCAAGAGATTCAGATTGGCCCTTGTTGATGTCGTTGATGTCTTTGGCATGACCAGCCGATTGAGACCAAACAGCCACAAGGCTGCTCACCATATTGGTATATCCTCCCGTTGGTACGGACAGACCATCGGCGGTGAAGCTGCGGGTGTCTGCATCCAATGCGGCGGCGGTTGCGGCGATGCTGGCTTTTTTGATAACACTGGTGCCATTCATCAGATTGGCATTGATGGCGATATCCAGGCGATCGGTGCCAGTAAAGAAATTCTGATTCAATTCTCCCGCTTGGGCTGCGCCGCTATTGTAGGCCGATGCGAAGCTTTGGGGAGGGCCTGCGGCGACAGTCAAAAAGCTGCTGGCCACAAGATCCAATTGCGACCGCAGCTTGCGGATAACCTCTTCCGTTGCATTGCTGCTGGGGGCGGCTGGCGATGTGTCGCTGCGTATATCAAGCAGGGCTTCGATCTTCCCGCCCTTGAGATAACTGGTCACATCGATGCTGTTGATCGTGTCGGTGATTGTTGCGCCGTTATAGGTGAACGTCTTGGGCAATTGGTCGAGTAGGGGATAGCCATCGGGCGTGTACAGGGCTACCGAGCCATCTTTGCGTTCCATGATGGTTATGTCCAACAAACCGCAAACCTTGCGCAGTTCCGTATCGCGCCGATCCTCGAAATCACCGGTAGGCAGATTGTTAGCTTTGCCGTTTGATACCTGATTGTTTAAGGTGGTGATAGTCTCGAGTGACAGGTTTAATTGCTCGATGGCATCACCGGTATCCGTGCGAAGACTGCGATCCAATTCTTCCACACCCGCAGACAGACGCTGAATTTCTTGTGCGAGAGATTGGCCGCTCGAGATCACCTCGCGTTGCTGGACGACGCTTTCCGGGGCCGCCTCAAGGCTACGCCAAGCAGAGTTGAATCGATCCAACAAGCTAGGTAGTTTCGGAGAGTCCGAGCTAGAGCCGATCAGACCCTGCACGCGGCTGAGATAGTCGTCGCCCACTCCGGAATAGCCGGACTCCGTCAGCGACTGATTGAGCGCCTTATAGGTTAGGCGATCAGTGCTGCGCTCATAACTGGCAACAGTCACACCGCCCAGGCCGTCGACGTTGCCGCCTTTGCTCTTTTGAACCAGTTCTTTGCGGGTATAATCGGGGACAGCCGCATTCGAGATGTTCAGCGACAGAATCTGCAACGAAGACTGAGCCACACGCAGGCCAGACATGGCGTTATTCAGGGTCGCTTGAATGGACATGCGTCTTTCCTCTACTTACCCGTCATCATTAGCGAACGATGTTGATGGTTTCGTCCAACATCGAGTTTGTGGTGGAGATGGTGCGCGCGTTGGCGGAATACACACGTTGTGCCTGGATCAGTTTGGTGAACTCGTCGGCGATATCCACGTTTGAGCCTTCCAGGGTATTCCCGACGATTTGCCCGGCGCCTACTGAGCCGGGAGCGCTGAAACGCGGCGTTCCGCTATCTGTAGTGCGAGAAAATGCACCGCCCTCCACACGCTGCAACGAGTCGGGGCTGAAGAACTGCACAATGGGCACCTGGAAAAAGGTTCGGGCGCGGCCATTATCGTAATTCAGGACGACATATCCGCTCTCATCAATGCTTAGGTCACGAAACGAACCGCGCGGAATGCCGTTCTGTTCCAAGGATGTCACCTGCGGCGAGGTATCTGAAAACTGAGTGACGCCGCTGGCTACGTCGTAGTTCCCAAAATCTAGACGGATGGACTGGCCACCCGCGCCTGTGAAGCTTAACGGCAAATCGACATAGGCATAATTGTCAGGGGCCGAGGGAGCTACGACAGTAAAGGGGGATGTCGCAGGCGGGCCACCGGTCAGCACAGCCGCGATGCTATTGATCGTACCAGGCAGTGAGCCGCCGGTGCCGTCGTTGAAAGTAAAGGTTAGATTGTTGTTGATCGGCGTTGTCGCATCCGGAACCGCGACGTTTAATGTCCATTGGTTGGTGGTGGCTGTCTTCGTCCAAGTCAGTGACAGCGTGTGTTGGTTGCCCAGGCCATCATATGTCTGAATCGTCGATGCCGGATATGATGTGCCCGACACCGCACCGGCAGGAAGATTAGCGGCATAATTGAGCGAGCTTGTCGCCACGGGATTGTCCAGCAACTGAGAAATACGCAGCGGTGCCCATGTGGACGAGTCGACAATGCCAGTCGTGCCGTTGACATTGTAGCCCGACAGATAAAATCCGGCACCGTTAACAAGATATCCTTCGCTGTCGAGCGTATAGTCTCCTCGGCGTGTGTATAAATCTTCTTCTGTAAAAGTGGTGGTGCCGTCCGCTTGAACCACGGGGCGGCGCACGGCGAAGAAGCCAGCACCGGAAATAGCCAGATCCGTCGAGCTTTGCGACTGCACCAAGTTACCTTGTTTGCTGTTGGTGTAACTGGGCTTAGCGCGCACACCGCCCGGATCGTTCACGAAGGCGTTGGACTGCGTGACCAGGGATTCGAAACTTGTATCCACGCGCTTGTAACCGGTGGTCTGTGTGTTGGCCAGATTGTCCGAGATATGGCCAACGGCCGCAGATTGGGCGTTCAAGCCACCAACGGCGACGGTAAGGGCGGCAAACAAGCTCATGAGAACATCTCCTTAGCTGCAACACATGAATCTTCCACCCAAGGATATGCATGTGGCGTGCCAAACCCGGTTCTGATGCAGCATTCTCCTATCCTGCTGTTTTATATTGTTATCTTCCTATGGCTCAGGAGCTTCTGGACAAAGTCTGCGATCTCTTGTTCTATGCGGCGGGCGAAGATGCCGATGGCTTTATTTCCACGCGAAGGATGGAGTTGAAAAATGACCACGGATTCACGCCGATACAAAAGAGTGATGATCAAGCTCAGCGGTGGGGCCATCGCAGGCGACCAGGAAATTGGTTTCGACCAAAAATCTATTGAACATATCGTCAGCGAGGTGATGACGGTCAAGGATCAGGGCATCGAGGTATCGATCGTCATTGGCGGCGGCAATATCTTTCGCGGCAATCTGGCCGCAGCCTGGGGCATCGAACGCGCCGATGCGGATTATGTGGGAATGCTGGGCACGGTGGTGAACAGCCTGATGTTGCGAGGGGCGCTCAAGGCCCGCACGCCACATGATGTTCGGGTCATGACAGCCATCAATATGGATGCCGTGGCCGAGCCGTTTATCCGCTTGCGCGCCATTCATCATATGGAAAAAGGTGCCATCGTCATCATGGCGGGCGGCATCGGCCAGCCCTATCTGACGACCGATTACACTGCTGTGCAGCGCGCCCTTGAAACGCGGTGCGATGCGATATTGGTGGCTAAGCAGGGTGTGGACGGCGTGTACACCGCCGATCCCAAGAAAAACCCCGCCGCCAAGCGTTACCGCACTCTGGCCTATGACGACTTTATCTTAGAAAAGCTGCATATCATGGATCATTCCTCGCTGCTGCTGGCGCGCGATCACGCCTTGCCCATTCATATCTTCAGCTTTGCCGAGCCGGGCTGCATGGAACGCATATGCGGGGGCGAGGATATGGGGACGTATATTGATCCCAACACCTCTATGCAGACGGTCTAGGGCATATCTTGACCAAGCGCCCTTCTTCACGGCGGATTTGGCGTCTGACCTTACACATGGATGAAGGACAGGCGCTGTCCTTGGCAGAGGGTATGGAAGTCGGCGGCGATGTGCTGGCCGTAACCTTGTTACCGCCCAAAGGACCGGATCATACGGTCGAGATTTTGACGGCCAAACCACCCGATGAATGGGCGGCCCATCTGGCGTTGCTGGAGTCCTGGCTGGGATCCCCCATTCCCAAACCCATGGTCGAAGAGGTCGAGCCAGCCGAATGGATGAAATTCCAGGAATGCGAGACCAAGCACATGCGCTTTGGCCGTCTCTTGGTGGGTTTGGGGGGATTAAATCCTGCAGGACGGCATCGATCTTTGCGAGTCGTGCTGACCAGTTATACCGCCTTTGGTACGGGTGAACACCCAACCACGGATTTGTGTTTGCGGGCGCTGGATCGTCTGTCGCGCACCGGTTATCGCCCGTCGCGCGTGTTGGATATGGGATGCGGTTCGGGGCTGTTGGCTTTGGCCAGTCGTCGTCTATGGCCACGCGCAAAGATCATGGCCTGCGATAATGACCGGGAAGCGGTGCGCGTCTCCACCATCCACGCCAAACGCAATGGAAGCCAGCCTTATGTCGAGATGGTCTATGGCGACGGTTATCATGCGCGCCAGGTGAAACGCGCCGCGCCGCATGATGTGATCCTGGCCAATATCTTGGCCCGTCCCCTGACCAAAATGGCCCGCCATCTGCGGGTTCAATTGGCACCGGGGGGCTATGTTATTTTATCGGGCATTCTGGCCGAACAAGAAAAACGCATCTTGTCGGCTCACCGCATGCAGGGGCTTTATCTTGTTCGCCGCCTGGCTCGCGGTCCCTGGCGCGCCTTGGTGTTGCGACGGAAAAATGGGCGTCACAAAAACGATCCGTAAAACGGGTCGGCATCATTGGCTTAAGACGGATGATGGGACAGACCGATTTGTTTGTCATTCTGCTTGGTAAGGACGGGGTCCGCGGTTCAATTCCGCGCGGCAGCACCAGTTTTTCTTTTTATGTCAAAGCGTTAAAGGGCGGTTTTCGAACCGCCTTTTCGCTTATCTGCCCTAAATTTGGCTCGTGGAAGCACCGTGGAAGCAATAGGGCGAAAACCAGAGCGTAATCAAGCGTATATCTGGTTACGAAGAATTGCGATTTTTCTCTGCCGTCGCACTATCGGCTTTCTGACCTGAATCCCTCATAAGCAAAGGCTCCGGCCAAGGTCGTGCAATCGCGTTCACAGACGCCTTCAGCGCGAGCGGTTTTATACCATGCGGATTTGATCGTGTGCTCCATCGCGTCGATGATGGCACCGGCTTCCTCTGGGGCTATCAGAAACCGCGCGCTTTGCGAAAGCAGATTCTGGGCGTTGGCAAAACGCCCCATGTCGCCGCAGATCATGGCGAGGTCGCGGCGTTCGATGCTGATCGGTGCCGTCGGCGTCAGGTCATAAGCCGGGGAAAGTCTCCAGTCTTTATCCTTGGCGATAAGCGCATGATTGCGCGGATGATCATCGGTATTCGAGATTAACGCGTTAAAAACCATCCTCCCGAAAAGTTCAGTAGCATCCTTGCTTGGCTCGGCGCTTACGCGGCGCAGCTCCTCGGCCAACGCGACATATGACCAACGCTGTCTTGAACGCGTGTCCTCTTCGGCACGCAACAGGGTCAACGCGCTGATCATGCGGGCGCGATGATACCCGCCTCGGACTTTCTTCCGATCAAAGCGCTTAACAAGAAGAACGTCCCTGCCTCCGACATCAACCACTTTGCTTTCCGCTGCTTTAAGACCGC contains these protein-coding regions:
- the flgK gene encoding flagellar hook-associated protein FlgK, which codes for MSIQATLNNAMSGLRVAQSSLQILSLNISNAAVPDYTRKELVQKSKGGNVDGLGGVTVASYERSTDRLTYKALNQSLTESGYSGVGDDYLSRVQGLIGSSSDSPKLPSLLDRFNSAWRSLEAAPESVVQQREVISSGQSLAQEIQRLSAGVEELDRSLRTDTGDAIEQLNLSLETITTLNNQVSNGKANNLPTGDFEDRRDTELRKVCGLLDITIMERKDGSVALYTPDGYPLLDQLPKTFTYNGATITDTINSIDVTSYLKGGKIEALLDIRSDTSPAAPSSNATEEVIRKLRSQLDLVASSFLTVAAGPPQSFASAYNSGAAQAGELNQNFFTGTDRLDIAINANLMNGTSVIKKASIAATAAALDADTRSFTADGLSVPTGGYTNMVSSLVAVWSQSAGHAKDINDINKGQSESLEKRYKDSVGVNIDEEVLNMTTLQTAYTASARVITAVKQMFDILESLMSG
- a CDS encoding flagellar hook protein FlgE, whose amino-acid sequence is MSLFAALTVAVGGLNAQSAAVGHISDNLANTQTTGYKRVDTSFESLVTQSNAFVNDPGGVRAKPSYTNSKQGNLVQSQSSTDLAISGAGFFAVRRPVVQADGTTTFTEEDLYTRRGDYTLDSEGYLVNGAGFYLSGYNVNGTTGIVDSSTWAPLRISQLLDNPVATSSLNYAANLPAGAVSGTSYPASTIQTYDGLGNQHTLSLTWTKTATTNQWTLNVAVPDATTPINNNLTFTFNDGTGGSLPGTINSIAAVLTGGPPATSPFTVVAPSAPDNYAYVDLPLSFTGAGGQSIRLDFGNYDVASGVTQFSDTSPQVTSLEQNGIPRGSFRDLSIDESGYVVLNYDNGRARTFFQVPIVQFFSPDSLQRVEGGAFSRTTDSGTPRFSAPGSVGAGQIVGNTLEGSNVDIADEFTKLIQAQRVYSANARTISTTNSMLDETINIVR
- the pyrH gene encoding UMP kinase codes for the protein MTTDSRRYKRVMIKLSGGAIAGDQEIGFDQKSIEHIVSEVMTVKDQGIEVSIVIGGGNIFRGNLAAAWGIERADADYVGMLGTVVNSLMLRGALKARTPHDVRVMTAINMDAVAEPFIRLRAIHHMEKGAIVIMAGGIGQPYLTTDYTAVQRALETRCDAILVAKQGVDGVYTADPKKNPAAKRYRTLAYDDFILEKLHIMDHSSLLLARDHALPIHIFSFAEPGCMERICGGEDMGTYIDPNTSMQTV
- a CDS encoding 50S ribosomal protein L11 methyltransferase, with the protein product MTKRPSSRRIWRLTLHMDEGQALSLAEGMEVGGDVLAVTLLPPKGPDHTVEILTAKPPDEWAAHLALLESWLGSPIPKPMVEEVEPAEWMKFQECETKHMRFGRLLVGLGGLNPAGRHRSLRVVLTSYTAFGTGEHPTTDLCLRALDRLSRTGYRPSRVLDMGCGSGLLALASRRLWPRAKIMACDNDREAVRVSTIHAKRNGSQPYVEMVYGDGYHARQVKRAAPHDVILANILARPLTKMARHLRVQLAPGGYVILSGILAEQEKRILSAHRMQGLYLVRRLARGPWRALVLRRKNGRHKNDP